In one window of Drosophila mauritiana strain mau12 chromosome X, ASM438214v1, whole genome shotgun sequence DNA:
- the LOC117147893 gene encoding broad-complex core protein isoforms 1/2/3/4/5 isoform X2, producing the protein MDDTQHFCLRWNNYQSSITSAFENLRDDEAFVDVTLACEGRSIKAHRVVLSACSPYFRELLKSTPCKHPVILLQDVNFMDLHALVEFIYHGEVNVHQKSLQSFLKTAEVLRVSGLTQQQAEDTHSHLAQIQNLANSGGRTPLNTLTHSLPHPHHGSLHDDGGSSTLFSRQGAGSPPPTAVPSLPSHINNQLLKRMAMMHRSSAAAAAEETSHALKRLRGSDNGLPLSGAVGSGSNNNSPDLPPLHARSASPQQTPADFSTIKHHNNNNTPPLKEEKRNGPTGNGNSGNGNGNGNGASNGNGISISDKLGSLTPSPLARAGADDVKSEPMELVCSNNNANANDEHSNDSTGEHDANRSSSGDGGKGSLSSGNDEEIGDGLASHHAAPQFIMSPAENKMFHAAAFNFPNIDPSALLGLNTQLQQSGDLAVSPQGKLTTNATTTTTINNLITTNNNNNYDYSLPTKNSNSQKTPSPTTTTPTTTTPTRPTAITSASGICGLNLSTFAANGSSSGGSNGGLSMTALLPQQQQQQHQMSQQQQQQQQQQQQQQGNSSSGQQQQPNGILACSTPKANTPTTTQQQMYAAVMAAAASASASTSGSANSSLNNSNSTLNTSGGLNNSASGGDDFRCNPCNKNLSSLTRLKRHIQNVHMRPTKEPVCNICKRVYSSLNSLRNHKSIYHRNLKQPKQEPGVGATQAAANSFYHQQHQQQQLNHHSSS; encoded by the exons ATGGACGACACACAGCACTTCTGTCTGCGCTGGAACAACTACCAGAGCAGCATAACCTCGGCGTTCGAGAATCTGCGCGACGACGAGGCCTTCGTGGATGTGACCCTCGCCTGCGAGGGACGCAGCATCAAGGCACACCGCGTCGTCCTCTCCGCCTGCAGTCCCTACTTCCGCGAGCTGCTCAAG AGCACACCCTGCAAACACCCGGTCATACTGCTGCAGGATGTCAACTTCATGGACCTGCACGCCCTGGTGGAGTTCATCTACCACGGCGAGGTCAACGTGCACCAGAAGTCCCTGCAGTCCTTCCTCAAGACCGCCGAAGTTCTGCGCGTCTCGGGACTCACGCAGCAGCAGGCAGAGGACACACACAGC CATCTGGCTCAGATACAGAACCTGGCCAATTCCGGCGGCCGCACGCCGCTCAACACGCTCACCCACTCGCTCCCACATCCGCACCATGGCTCGCTGCATGACGACGGCGGCTCCTCGACCCTCTTCAGTCGCCAGGGAGCGGGCTCACCACCGCCGACGGCGGTGCCCTCGCTGCCCTCGCACATCAACAACCAGCTGCTGAAGCGCATGGCCATGATGCACCGCAGCagtgccgccgccgccgccgaggaGACCTCCCACGCCCTCAAGCGTCTGCGCGGCTCGGACAATGGCCTGCCACTGTCCGGCGCCGTtggcagtggcagcaacaacaacagccccGACTTGCCGCCGCTCCATGCGCGCAGCGCCTCGCCCCAGCAGACTCCGGCCGACTTCAGTACGATCAagcaccacaacaacaacaacacgcCGCCGCTGAAGGAGGAGAAGC GTAACGGACCCACAGGCAACGGAAACTCTGGcaacggcaatggcaatggcaacggAGCGAGCAACGGCAACGGAATCTCCATCAGCGACAAGCTGGGCAGCCTCACACCCTCGCCGCTGGCTCGAGCGGGCGCCGATGACGTTAAGTCGGAGCCCATGGAGCTGGTATGCTCCAACAACAATGCCAACGCTAACGACGAGCACAGCAATGACTCCACCGGCGAGCACGATGCCAATCGCTCCAGTAGCGGCGACGGCGGCAAGGGATCCCTGAG CTCCGGAAACGACGAAGAGATCGGCGACGGACTCGCCTCCCATCATGCCGCCCCTCAGTTCATCATGTCGCCGGCGGAGAACAAGATGTTCCATGCAGCCGCCTTCAACTTTCCCAATATCGATCCCTCAGCGTTGCTAG GTCTCAACACACAGTTGCAGCAGTCCGGTGACCTCGCCGTGTCCCCTCAAG GTAAACTGACGACAAATgctacaactacaacaacaataaacaacttgattaccaccaacaacaacaacaactacgaTTACTCTCTACCAACAAAAAACTCCAACTCTCAAAAAACTCCatcaccaacaacaacaactccaacaacaacaactccaACTCGACCTACAGCCATCACAAGTGCCTCCGGCATCTGTGGCCTTAACCTCTCCACATTTGCAGCCAACgggagcagcagcggcgggAGCAACGGCGGCCTCTCAATGACCGCCCTGCtgccccagcagcagcaacaacagcaccaGATGtcgcaacaacagcagcagcaacagcaacagcagcagcagcagcaggggAACAGCTCCAgcggccaacaacaacagcccaACGGGATCCTGGCCTGCAGTACGCCCAAGGCCAATACGCCCACCACCACACAGCAGCAAATGTACGCGGCGGTGATGGCCGCTGCCGCATCCGCGTCCGCCTCGACGAGCGGCAGCGCCAACAGCTCGCTGAACAACTCGAACTCGACATTGAACACCTCGGGGGGACTGAACAACTCAGCCAGCGGCGGCGACGACTTCCGGTGCAATCCGTGCAACAAGAACCTGAGCTCGCTGACGCGCCTCAAGCGGCATATTCAGAACGTTCACATGCGCCCTACCAAGGAGCCCGTGTGCAACATCTGCAAGCGCGTCTACAGCTCCTTGAACAGCCTGCGCAACCACAAGAGCATCTACCACCGCAACCTCAAGCAGCCGAAGCAGGAGCCAGGCGTCGGCGCAACACAGGCGGCGGCCAATAGCTTCTatcaccagcagcaccagcagcagcagctcaacCACCACTCCTCCTCATAG
- the LOC117147893 gene encoding broad-complex core protein isoforms 1/2/3/4/5 isoform X4: MDDTQHFCLRWNNYQSSITSAFENLRDDEAFVDVTLACEGRSIKAHRVVLSACSPYFRELLKSTPCKHPVILLQDVNFMDLHALVEFIYHGEVNVHQKSLQSFLKTAEVLRVSGLTQQQAEDTHSHLAQIQNLANSGGRTPLNTLTHSLPHPHHGSLHDDGGSSTLFSRQGAGSPPPTAVPSLPSHINNQLLKRMAMMHRSSAAAAAEETSHALKRLRGSDNGLPLSGAVGSGSNNNSPDLPPLHARSASPQQTPADFSTIKHHNNNNTPPLKEEKRNGPTGNGNSGNGNGNGNGASNGNGISISDKLGSLTPSPLARAGADDVKSEPMELVCSNNNANANDEHSNDSTGEHDANRSSSGDGGKGSLSSGNDEEIGDGLASHHAAPQFIMSPAENKMFHAAAFNFPNIDPSALLGLNTQLQQSGDLAVSPQAITSASGICGLNLSTFAANGSSSGGSNGGLSMTALLPQQQQQQHQMSQQQQQQQQQQQQQQGNSSSGQQQQPNGILACSTPKANTPTTTQQQMYAAVMAAAASASASTSGSANSSLNNSNSTLNTSGGLNNSASGGDDFRCNPCNKNLSSLTRLKRHIQNVHMRPTKEPVCNICKRVYSSLNSLRNHKSIYHRNLKQPKQEPGVGATQAAANSFYHQQHQQQQLNHHSSS, encoded by the exons ATGGACGACACACAGCACTTCTGTCTGCGCTGGAACAACTACCAGAGCAGCATAACCTCGGCGTTCGAGAATCTGCGCGACGACGAGGCCTTCGTGGATGTGACCCTCGCCTGCGAGGGACGCAGCATCAAGGCACACCGCGTCGTCCTCTCCGCCTGCAGTCCCTACTTCCGCGAGCTGCTCAAG AGCACACCCTGCAAACACCCGGTCATACTGCTGCAGGATGTCAACTTCATGGACCTGCACGCCCTGGTGGAGTTCATCTACCACGGCGAGGTCAACGTGCACCAGAAGTCCCTGCAGTCCTTCCTCAAGACCGCCGAAGTTCTGCGCGTCTCGGGACTCACGCAGCAGCAGGCAGAGGACACACACAGC CATCTGGCTCAGATACAGAACCTGGCCAATTCCGGCGGCCGCACGCCGCTCAACACGCTCACCCACTCGCTCCCACATCCGCACCATGGCTCGCTGCATGACGACGGCGGCTCCTCGACCCTCTTCAGTCGCCAGGGAGCGGGCTCACCACCGCCGACGGCGGTGCCCTCGCTGCCCTCGCACATCAACAACCAGCTGCTGAAGCGCATGGCCATGATGCACCGCAGCagtgccgccgccgccgccgaggaGACCTCCCACGCCCTCAAGCGTCTGCGCGGCTCGGACAATGGCCTGCCACTGTCCGGCGCCGTtggcagtggcagcaacaacaacagccccGACTTGCCGCCGCTCCATGCGCGCAGCGCCTCGCCCCAGCAGACTCCGGCCGACTTCAGTACGATCAagcaccacaacaacaacaacacgcCGCCGCTGAAGGAGGAGAAGC GTAACGGACCCACAGGCAACGGAAACTCTGGcaacggcaatggcaatggcaacggAGCGAGCAACGGCAACGGAATCTCCATCAGCGACAAGCTGGGCAGCCTCACACCCTCGCCGCTGGCTCGAGCGGGCGCCGATGACGTTAAGTCGGAGCCCATGGAGCTGGTATGCTCCAACAACAATGCCAACGCTAACGACGAGCACAGCAATGACTCCACCGGCGAGCACGATGCCAATCGCTCCAGTAGCGGCGACGGCGGCAAGGGATCCCTGAG CTCCGGAAACGACGAAGAGATCGGCGACGGACTCGCCTCCCATCATGCCGCCCCTCAGTTCATCATGTCGCCGGCGGAGAACAAGATGTTCCATGCAGCCGCCTTCAACTTTCCCAATATCGATCCCTCAGCGTTGCTAG GTCTCAACACACAGTTGCAGCAGTCCGGTGACCTCGCCGTGTCCCCTCAAG CCATCACAAGTGCCTCCGGCATCTGTGGCCTTAACCTCTCCACATTTGCAGCCAACgggagcagcagcggcgggAGCAACGGCGGCCTCTCAATGACCGCCCTGCtgccccagcagcagcaacaacagcaccaGATGtcgcaacaacagcagcagcaacagcaacagcagcagcagcagcaggggAACAGCTCCAgcggccaacaacaacagcccaACGGGATCCTGGCCTGCAGTACGCCCAAGGCCAATACGCCCACCACCACACAGCAGCAAATGTACGCGGCGGTGATGGCCGCTGCCGCATCCGCGTCCGCCTCGACGAGCGGCAGCGCCAACAGCTCGCTGAACAACTCGAACTCGACATTGAACACCTCGGGGGGACTGAACAACTCAGCCAGCGGCGGCGACGACTTCCGGTGCAATCCGTGCAACAAGAACCTGAGCTCGCTGACGCGCCTCAAGCGGCATATTCAGAACGTTCACATGCGCCCTACCAAGGAGCCCGTGTGCAACATCTGCAAGCGCGTCTACAGCTCCTTGAACAGCCTGCGCAACCACAAGAGCATCTACCACCGCAACCTCAAGCAGCCGAAGCAGGAGCCAGGCGTCGGCGCAACACAGGCGGCGGCCAATAGCTTCTatcaccagcagcaccagcagcagcagctcaacCACCACTCCTCCTCATAG